From the genome of Vicia villosa cultivar HV-30 ecotype Madison, WI linkage group LG2, Vvil1.0, whole genome shotgun sequence, one region includes:
- the LOC131645778 gene encoding prolyl 4-hydroxylase 1-like, translating to MYLGDNVEGGETHFPMAGSDECSCGGKLSKGICVKPIKGNAVLFWSMGLDGKSDPESVHGGCPVLSGEKWSSIKWMRQSVHY from the exons ATGTATTTAGGTGACAATGTTGAGGGAGGAGAAACACATTTCCCAATG GCTGGTTCTGACGAATGTAGCTGTGGTGGAAAATTGTCGAAAGGGATATGTGTGAAACCAATTAAAGGAAACGCTGTGCTTTTCTGGAGTATG GGACTGGATGGAAAGTCAGATCCGGAAAGTGTTCATGGAGGATGTCCGGTACTCTCTGGAGAGAAGTGGTCATCTATAAAGTGGATGAGGCAATCAGTTCACTATTGA